Proteins from a single region of Pseudomonas sp. BSw22131:
- a CDS encoding phage terminase large subunit family protein — MSTSNPWLIDLQKAIKAGLRALYKEPPLTAVQWADTHFYLSSESSYQEGKWETTPFQVAILNSMGNDLIRVINLIKSARVGYTKMLMANIGYKIQHKRRNVLSFCPTDPDAEELMKRHVETMVRDVPTLLELAPWHGKKHRDSSLSAKRFQNAKMLWCLGGKASRNYREKSPDEVIYDELSKFEANVEGEGAPTFLGDKRLEGATFPKSIRGSTPKTKGTCQIEKAGEESPYFLRYHVPCPHCAKEQHLKWGGKDCDFGIKWEKNAHGEVSQAWYACEHGGCVVWYHEMVEAARNGRWICEKSGIWTRDGIDWYAPDDTLRGTPRIVTFHIWTAYSTFTTWLDMVTEFDKVRDNRENLIAFVNTTLGETWEDDQGEKVDWEQLYMRREVFAQVPARGLTLMGSIDTQDDRYEGRVWAFGVGEEAWLVDKWVLMGDPASEELRRKVGLKIQQQYTRADNAKMRVERWCWDSGGHYTDEVYAESRRHGEMWVIPVKGANKPGKPIANWPKSRNAKKVWLVEVGTENAKELIYSRLKIQPNTAGAAVPGCVHLPANDDICGEDELKQLTAEIKELKIVKGVRIYRWTAKGRRNEALDCFVYALAALRISQQRFGLDLQLLAGVRRAPAQRGTRSRARG; from the coding sequence ATGAGTACCTCGAATCCTTGGTTGATTGACCTGCAAAAGGCGATCAAGGCCGGGCTTCGTGCGCTTTATAAAGAGCCGCCATTGACTGCGGTTCAGTGGGCAGACACCCACTTTTATCTGTCATCCGAGTCGTCTTACCAGGAAGGAAAGTGGGAAACCACCCCGTTTCAAGTTGCCATCCTCAACAGCATGGGAAACGACCTGATTCGGGTTATTAACCTTATCAAGTCTGCCCGTGTCGGTTACACCAAGATGTTGATGGCGAACATCGGCTACAAGATTCAGCACAAACGCCGTAATGTCCTGAGCTTTTGCCCTACTGATCCCGACGCCGAAGAGTTGATGAAGCGCCACGTCGAGACGATGGTGCGCGACGTTCCCACGCTGTTGGAGCTCGCACCCTGGCACGGTAAGAAACACCGTGACAGTTCGCTGAGCGCCAAGCGCTTTCAAAACGCGAAGATGCTTTGGTGTCTGGGCGGCAAGGCGAGCCGGAATTACCGGGAAAAATCCCCTGACGAAGTCATTTACGACGAGCTGTCAAAGTTCGAAGCCAACGTGGAAGGCGAGGGCGCCCCGACATTTCTCGGTGACAAGCGTCTTGAGGGTGCAACGTTCCCGAAATCCATCCGGGGATCGACGCCCAAGACCAAAGGCACCTGCCAGATCGAGAAGGCCGGCGAAGAATCGCCGTATTTCCTCCGGTACCACGTTCCATGTCCGCATTGCGCGAAAGAGCAGCACTTAAAGTGGGGCGGCAAGGATTGCGACTTCGGCATCAAATGGGAGAAGAACGCACACGGTGAAGTGTCGCAAGCCTGGTACGCCTGCGAGCACGGCGGGTGCGTGGTCTGGTATCACGAAATGGTAGAGGCAGCCCGGAACGGGCGCTGGATCTGCGAAAAATCTGGAATCTGGACCCGCGACGGCATCGACTGGTACGCGCCAGATGACACGCTTCGGGGCACGCCGCGCATTGTCACCTTTCACATCTGGACCGCGTACAGCACTTTCACCACCTGGCTCGACATGGTCACCGAGTTCGACAAGGTCAGGGATAACCGTGAAAACCTGATTGCCTTCGTCAACACCACGCTCGGCGAAACTTGGGAAGACGATCAGGGGGAGAAGGTCGACTGGGAACAGCTCTACATGCGCCGCGAAGTCTTTGCGCAGGTCCCAGCGCGCGGCCTGACGCTGATGGGCTCAATTGATACGCAGGATGATCGATACGAAGGCCGAGTCTGGGCTTTCGGTGTCGGTGAAGAAGCCTGGCTGGTCGATAAATGGGTGCTGATGGGCGATCCAGCCAGCGAGGAGCTTCGGCGCAAGGTCGGTTTGAAGATCCAGCAGCAATACACCCGGGCCGACAACGCCAAGATGCGCGTCGAACGGTGGTGCTGGGACTCCGGCGGCCACTACACCGATGAGGTGTACGCCGAAAGCCGACGCCACGGCGAGATGTGGGTGATTCCGGTCAAAGGTGCAAACAAACCAGGCAAGCCAATCGCCAACTGGCCTAAATCGCGCAATGCGAAGAAGGTCTGGCTTGTTGAAGTCGGCACTGAAAACGCCAAAGAGCTCATTTACAGCCGCTTGAAGATTCAACCCAACACCGCCGGCGCAGCCGTCCCGGGATGCGTGCACTTGCCCGCGAACGATGACATCTGCGGCGAAGATGAACTGAAGCAACTCACCGCTGAAATCAAGGAACTGAAGATAGTAAAGGGTGTGCGCATCTATCGCTGGACCGCAAAGGGTCGGCGAAACGAAGCCCTCGACTGTTTTGTGTACGCCTTGGCAGCACTTCGTATTAGTCAACAGCGTTTCGGCCTTGATCTCCAGTTACTTGCGGGGGTTCGCCGCGCTCCAGCACAACGCGGTACGCGCAGTCGCGCCAGAGGATAG
- a CDS encoding terminase small subunit: MEPKPHWLNKSQMAASLGITVQAFDKWKVESIAKIGRENFYDVRTILNNRLAQAEQKNAGSETPDGIDPLIEYKLMEERRGLTAAQRIGQEKKNAIAEKQLVPVDFAIFALSKIAAQLGSLLDTVPLKLKRKHPDIDVRHIESLQREIALARNLASESGDQLPEYLDEYLESLVD, from the coding sequence ATGGAGCCCAAACCTCACTGGCTGAACAAGAGCCAAATGGCGGCAAGCCTCGGCATCACCGTCCAGGCCTTCGACAAGTGGAAGGTCGAGTCTATCGCCAAGATTGGCCGGGAAAACTTCTACGACGTCCGAACCATTTTGAACAACCGGCTTGCCCAGGCTGAACAAAAAAACGCCGGGTCCGAAACCCCTGACGGTATTGATCCGCTAATCGAATACAAGCTGATGGAAGAGCGGCGGGGCTTAACGGCGGCTCAGCGTATTGGTCAAGAGAAGAAGAACGCCATCGCCGAGAAGCAATTGGTGCCGGTTGATTTTGCGATATTTGCCCTGTCAAAGATCGCTGCACAGCTTGGCTCTTTGCTGGATACGGTCCCGCTTAAGCTCAAACGCAAACACCCGGATATCGATGTAAGACACATCGAATCTTTACAGCGCGAGATAGCCCTGGCGCGGAACCTCGCCTCCGAATCCGGCGATCAATTGCCGGAATACCTAGATGAGTACCTCGAATCCTTGGTTGATTGA
- a CDS encoding chemotaxis protein, whose amino-acid sequence MDPTDLGPGTATWLGGTGTVLLGGFLWLRRFLQKDATDRAMDNADIGTVRRLNELLNTERVRADSAEARADQFAKERNDAVAAVGRMEGKIEALTSQVSQLTDKVTTQSEEIARLRIQVGGIN is encoded by the coding sequence ATGGACCCAACCGACCTCGGCCCAGGCACAGCTACCTGGCTGGGCGGTACTGGGACTGTTTTGCTTGGCGGCTTCCTGTGGCTCAGGAGATTCCTGCAAAAGGACGCCACTGACCGGGCTATGGATAACGCCGATATTGGAACCGTCCGACGCCTGAACGAGCTGCTTAACACCGAACGCGTGCGAGCCGACTCAGCCGAAGCTCGTGCCGATCAGTTCGCCAAAGAGCGTAACGACGCTGTTGCCGCAGTTGGCCGTATGGAAGGGAAGATCGAAGCCCTAACCAGCCAGGTATCCCAGCTCACTGACAAAGTAACCACGCAGAGCGAAGAGATTGCTCGCCTGCGTATTCAGGTGGGAGGAATCAACTGA
- a CDS encoding tyrosine-type recombinase/integrase has protein sequence MSKTRAVKFSDAEIRRQAADPAVHDLRDPRHPGLYLRFGQDRQRGSWYLVKGKAWNHIARFPDLGAAAVLAELPALRQRLLRDSSATVALGGLATCGQLIDWYGNRMSLDRSLSAKRKAGAKSAIKCHLKPRLENVPVRELTAAVLDKELMWPCQQELSLSYVHQLFVLLVVAFLQAYKLGLIDKNPMADMKFVDFTKARIMPKAARLRGVHLVEVVPMLTDLFESRPGEAMLAIMMLCHGTRVGETRMARWSDISIPDGEWFIAAENTKTRTEHRLPLTAQAKALLTRYRAIQISQGYEGIYLFPSRRGRAISEGQASAVFSRIGQGEWTSHDLRKVARTAWTDLGIDGHIGEMLLNHSLGKIASTYINTQARAQRLAALEKWHNWLDERGFKSIHNLTDTQYEDSQNPVQATGGVGCEPVSNIVNGEVSK, from the coding sequence ATGAGCAAGACCCGCGCCGTGAAGTTCAGTGACGCCGAGATCCGCCGGCAAGCAGCCGACCCTGCGGTGCACGACCTACGCGATCCGCGTCACCCCGGCCTGTACCTGCGTTTCGGACAGGATCGCCAGCGCGGGTCGTGGTATCTGGTCAAGGGCAAGGCGTGGAACCACATTGCGCGTTTCCCCGATCTGGGCGCCGCTGCCGTGTTGGCCGAACTGCCTGCGCTGCGTCAGCGCCTGCTGCGGGATTCTTCGGCCACCGTCGCGCTCGGTGGCCTGGCCACGTGCGGTCAGTTGATCGACTGGTACGGCAACCGCATGAGTCTGGATCGGTCTCTGTCGGCGAAGCGCAAGGCTGGTGCCAAGTCGGCCATCAAGTGCCACCTGAAGCCAAGACTCGAAAACGTCCCGGTGCGCGAACTCACTGCCGCCGTGTTGGACAAGGAGCTGATGTGGCCATGTCAGCAGGAGTTGTCGCTCTCGTACGTGCACCAGTTGTTCGTGCTGTTGGTGGTCGCCTTCCTGCAGGCCTACAAGCTGGGGCTGATCGACAAGAACCCGATGGCGGACATGAAGTTCGTGGACTTCACCAAGGCCCGGATCATGCCTAAGGCTGCCCGGTTGCGCGGCGTGCACCTGGTGGAAGTGGTACCCATGCTGACCGATCTTTTCGAGAGCCGTCCGGGCGAGGCCATGTTGGCAATCATGATGCTGTGCCATGGCACCCGCGTCGGCGAGACGCGGATGGCACGCTGGTCTGACATCTCGATTCCGGACGGTGAGTGGTTCATCGCCGCCGAGAACACCAAGACCCGGACCGAACACCGCTTGCCACTCACCGCCCAGGCCAAAGCGCTACTGACCCGCTACAGGGCAATCCAGATCAGCCAGGGTTACGAGGGCATTTACCTGTTTCCGTCACGTCGCGGCCGGGCCATCAGCGAAGGGCAGGCCAGTGCAGTGTTCAGCAGGATAGGGCAGGGCGAGTGGACCAGTCATGACCTGCGCAAGGTAGCCCGCACCGCCTGGACAGACCTCGGCATCGACGGGCACATCGGCGAGATGCTGCTCAACCATTCGCTGGGCAAGATCGCCTCCACCTACATCAACACCCAGGCTCGGGCTCAGCGTTTGGCGGCGTTGGAGAAGTGGCACAACTGGTTAGATGAGCGCGGCTTCAAGTCGATTCACAACCTGACAGACACCCAATATGAAGATTCGCAAAACCCTGTGCAGGCCACGGGCGGCGTGGGCTGCGAGCCTGTTTCCAACATTGTGAATGGCGAGGTTTCAAAATGA
- a CDS encoding VRR-NUC domain-containing protein produces MKAPTMKAFKPKSLRAPRVDREGLEQAALLSEIQLKHPEAFALIYHVPNGGHRHIKVAMDLKKQGVVPGIPDLVLTMARGGYFGLYIEFKASPPNDAPVSPEQHKRLAALNAQGYLAIVCRGHFDAMEQLRAYLRLSPTVVAA; encoded by the coding sequence ATGAAAGCCCCAACGATGAAGGCATTCAAGCCAAAGTCACTGCGCGCGCCACGTGTCGACCGCGAGGGTCTGGAGCAGGCCGCACTGTTGTCCGAGATTCAGCTGAAGCATCCCGAGGCTTTCGCGCTGATCTACCACGTCCCGAATGGTGGACACCGGCACATCAAGGTCGCCATGGACTTGAAAAAACAGGGTGTCGTTCCAGGAATTCCAGACTTGGTGCTGACCATGGCCCGCGGCGGGTATTTCGGCCTGTACATCGAGTTTAAGGCCAGCCCGCCGAACGACGCGCCGGTGTCGCCCGAGCAGCACAAGCGCCTCGCCGCGCTCAACGCTCAGGGATATCTCGCCATCGTTTGCCGTGGGCACTTCGACGCCATGGAGCAGTTGCGCGCATACCTTCGACTTTCTCCGACCGTGGTGGCTGCATGA
- a CDS encoding DUF1364 domain-containing protein produces MTRLTNAARDRECQVRFPGCRCEPSTTVLAHYRLAGTCGMGMKPNDFQAAWACGYCHDVADGRLRAPGELSRYEVRLYLAEGVMRTQDILIREKKVKL; encoded by the coding sequence ATGACCAGACTGACGAATGCCGCCCGTGATCGCGAATGCCAGGTGCGCTTTCCGGGTTGCCGCTGCGAGCCATCCACCACGGTGCTTGCGCACTACCGCTTGGCTGGCACGTGCGGGATGGGAATGAAGCCCAACGACTTCCAAGCGGCTTGGGCCTGCGGGTACTGCCACGACGTAGCTGATGGCCGGCTCCGCGCACCGGGCGAGCTGAGTCGCTACGAGGTTCGCCTCTATCTGGCGGAAGGCGTGATGCGAACCCAGGACATCCTAATCCGCGAAAAAAAGGTGAAATTGTGA
- a CDS encoding replication protein P has translation MKTVATYAASAMTKVHAGEFVEAGTAVSAQAKQDQARQTGQVINHLFKELRSIRTAWRQAWPDKQSYLESKKTWLQGFIENGICTQEQIDIGLMRCRAEDSDFIPSVGKFIQGCVPTPEMLNLPSVESAYEQALRNCHPAMRDRAKWFHPAVYHATAAAGFLSLPLLSRQLGLASFEKRYQIQVCKVWRGEQLAPVPVAELAAPSPKITPDVGNKALAELRARRAGASA, from the coding sequence ATGAAAACAGTCGCCACCTACGCAGCGTCTGCGATGACCAAGGTTCACGCTGGCGAGTTCGTTGAAGCGGGCACCGCCGTATCCGCCCAGGCCAAACAGGATCAGGCCCGGCAGACCGGCCAGGTGATCAACCACCTGTTTAAGGAATTGCGCTCGATCCGCACGGCTTGGCGCCAAGCGTGGCCGGATAAGCAGTCCTATCTGGAATCGAAAAAGACATGGCTTCAGGGGTTCATCGAGAACGGCATCTGCACTCAGGAACAGATCGATATCGGCCTGATGCGCTGCCGCGCCGAGGATTCGGACTTCATCCCCAGCGTGGGCAAGTTCATTCAGGGATGCGTGCCCACTCCTGAGATGCTGAACCTGCCCAGCGTTGAATCCGCCTACGAACAGGCTCTGCGCAACTGCCATCCAGCTATGCGCGATAGAGCGAAGTGGTTTCACCCGGCGGTGTATCACGCCACTGCGGCCGCCGGCTTCCTCAGCCTTCCGCTGCTTTCCCGTCAGCTAGGGCTGGCCAGCTTTGAGAAGCGCTACCAGATTCAGGTGTGCAAGGTCTGGCGTGGCGAGCAGTTGGCGCCGGTGCCCGTGGCAGAGCTGGCTGCGCCTTCACCAAAAATAACCCCTGACGTTGGCAATAAGGCTTTGGCCGAACTGCGCGCCCGCCGCGCCGGAGCATCCGCATGA
- a CDS encoding helix-turn-helix domain-containing protein gives MSWAMKIPTDSLPNPAARHVLLCMANYAGPEGRGAFPSALTISSQTGLSERTVRLKLDELEQAGFIAEGNQAIAAAYIDRRDRRPVVYDLQLKRGANAAPRKERGADNRTGCSSQQNGVQENAERGAAAAPNTSLNHQLTEQLQQREILDAVVEQDLEVLQATDDRQRFAMFASWEPSAKALSAQLQIAALPADAATTKLIASFKGFYLARPSTVDSNGGWAYRLASWIKRDRTTSAGTTAPVDSTDDEDTSWMEGVNS, from the coding sequence ATGTCGTGGGCGATGAAAATACCGACGGACTCTCTGCCAAATCCTGCGGCACGTCACGTACTGCTGTGCATGGCGAACTACGCGGGCCCTGAAGGTCGTGGTGCCTTTCCATCCGCGCTGACGATCTCCAGCCAGACAGGCCTTTCAGAGCGGACTGTGCGCCTGAAACTTGATGAGCTGGAGCAAGCGGGCTTCATCGCTGAGGGAAATCAAGCCATTGCTGCTGCCTACATAGATCGGCGTGACCGCCGCCCAGTTGTATACGACCTACAACTTAAACGGGGTGCAAATGCTGCACCCCGTAAAGAACGGGGTGCAGATAACCGAACGGGGTGCAGCTCACAGCAGAACGGGGTGCAGGAAAACGCAGAACGGGGTGCAGCAGCTGCACCCAATACATCACTTAACCATCAGTTAACCGAACAGCTGCAGCAGCGCGAGATTTTGGACGCCGTCGTTGAGCAGGACCTCGAAGTCCTGCAAGCGACTGACGACCGTCAACGCTTCGCTATGTTCGCTAGTTGGGAACCATCGGCTAAGGCTCTGTCAGCACAACTCCAAATCGCTGCACTGCCAGCTGACGCCGCAACCACCAAGCTGATTGCCAGCTTCAAGGGTTTCTACCTGGCTCGCCCGTCCACTGTCGACAGCAACGGCGGCTGGGCTTACCGCCTCGCCTCATGGATCAAGCGAGATCGAACCACCAGCGCAGGTACCACGGCGCCCGTCGACAGCACCGACGACGAAGACACCAGCTGGATGGAAGGGGTGAACTCATGA
- a CDS encoding phage regulatory protein/antirepressor Ant, with protein MSSREIADLTGKQHKNVKRDIASMLADLKKDALSFERTYLDGQNRNQTEYLLDREHTDCLLTGYSAPLRMAVVRRWRELEEQAVPRIPANYAEALQLAADQAKETQRLLGVLELQAPKVAAIRRLAAAEGAICITDAAKQLGIAPSKLFDWLQANRWIYRRTSSTRWIAMQPRIRDGFLKHKVTALKPDIETGLERAAYQPLVTPKGLVRLAEENIGAVL; from the coding sequence ATGTCGTCGCGCGAAATTGCCGATCTGACCGGTAAGCAGCACAAGAACGTCAAGCGTGACATCGCGTCAATGCTGGCGGACTTGAAAAAAGATGCGCTCAGTTTTGAGCGCACCTATCTGGACGGCCAGAACCGCAACCAGACCGAGTACCTGCTTGATCGCGAGCACACCGACTGCCTTCTGACCGGTTACAGCGCACCGTTACGCATGGCAGTTGTTCGCCGCTGGCGCGAGTTGGAAGAACAGGCCGTCCCGCGAATCCCCGCCAATTACGCCGAGGCGCTCCAGCTCGCGGCCGATCAGGCCAAAGAAACCCAGCGTCTGCTTGGCGTCTTGGAACTTCAGGCGCCCAAGGTAGCAGCCATCCGCCGCCTTGCCGCCGCCGAAGGTGCAATCTGCATTACTGACGCGGCAAAGCAGCTCGGTATCGCGCCGTCGAAGCTCTTCGACTGGCTTCAGGCGAACCGCTGGATCTATCGGCGCACCAGCTCTACTCGCTGGATAGCGATGCAGCCCCGCATCCGTGACGGCTTCCTAAAACACAAGGTAACCGCACTCAAGCCTGATATTGAAACCGGTCTTGAACGCGCTGCATATCAACCCCTCGTTACCCCGAAAGGCCTCGTACGCTTGGCCGAAGAGAACATTGGAGCCGTGCTGTGA